The Perognathus longimembris pacificus isolate PPM17 chromosome 12, ASM2315922v1, whole genome shotgun sequence genome includes the window AGCCCGCACCCGAGCTTCCGGCTGGGGGACCGCGGCTTCCGGCGGCCCGAAttgtgggccgggccgggctccgcgggcggggtggggccggGCGGCGCCGGCGGCCGTCGCTCGGCcctgcccggggcgggggcgggggcttcGTCCCGCCGTCCGGGCCTCCCGGGGTGAAGGCGCCGCGGCCCGGGCCGCGCGGCCTTCCCTCCGCTGGCCCCGGGCCGCGGGCGAGCGGCCGCTCCGCTCTCCCCTCACGCGGCTCTCGAGCTCCGTCCCGAGCTCTGGGAGGGCCCTGGGGTCCAGTAGAGAAGCAGATAAAGGCCACCCCTGTGTCGGCCGGGGGCCCGATGAGCCCCGTGGACCGCACCCTACCCTGCCCGGTGCCTGGCGGCGGTGCTCAGGGTGGGATGAGGAGCCACGCCTCGCTGTGCCCGGTGCCCACCTCGCGGGCATCGCGGGCAGGGCGTGGGGAGGAGGGCCCCAGCGCCTCCAGtcttctccccgccccctccccttcccactgcAGTCTCCAGCGCCCAGCGAGATGGCAAGGAGGTCTAAGACAGGGGTGGATAGTTGGAGGCTGGACTATACCCGGTCCTCACCCAGGCTGTCCCTGAGTTAGGAACTGTGCCCTTCTCTAGTGAGACAGAAACAGACTCCCAGGGTGAGGGAACACAAGGTGCTCCCCTTGTACGGGATAAGCCCGGCGTGTAGACCTGTGCCCCTCACAGCACGGCCAACTTTCTACCGTACCGTGTTGCTTCTCGAAGCTGCAGGGCCAAGTGGTCTGTTGGAAGAGAAGGCCAGAGGTAAGGACCTCCTGACTTCCCTAGGTGGCAGTCACGGCGGAGAGAGGGAAGCTCAGAGCCAAGGTCAAGATGTAGTCAGGGAAGGTGTCGGAAAGCGAACCTTCCACAAAGCCGTCCTGATGCCCTTGGGGACTGAGGCTGAGCCAGGCACAGCTGTGCTCTGCATGGTGACAGGTCACCACCGGGTCATTATTGAGATAGACACAGTTGCTAAGTCTGACCCCAGAAGCAGTAGTTCTCAGTGAGATGTTTGTTGTCTCCAAATCTTCTCCAGGTTAGTACATACATGTTCTTTACCTGTCAGGGCCCATGCTTATTCAGCTTAGAGAGGCctggcccctctctctctccctctccctttcccctcttcccttctcttttcccctcctcctccccctttctctccccctcctttccctccctccctctctccctccccctgtctctctctccctcctttcttttaggaggacagatctgaggatgaacccagggcctttcacaGGTTGAGTataccctaccactgagctacatacactCTAgcccctgtctggttttgggtgGAAAGACTTCTGGAAAGGTTCTCTTGTCCCTACTGGCCTGGTTGAGCATAATGAGAGCTTGTTCCCCATGTTGTGGTGCTTTGGCTCTTGGAGTGCTTAACTCTGGCTAACACAGATCTGATGGGGAAGGAAGATACAGAAGGGCTTTCTCTCCCTCAGACCTATCCTGCTTGGTAGCTGCAGAAATAACAGCTCTTTTGCATCAAGAATTCAGTCTTTGCTGTGTCTTTGATTCATTCTCAGACTAGTCTGCACAATCTGCTCCTGCTCAGGGCACTTACCCTTGAGTTCCTTCTCTCTTTGCATGAGCATAGCTGCTTTCTTCACCTCCTGAAGGCCCTGATCATGTCAGCCCACGAAAGAGGCCTTCCCTGGGTGCCACAGCCTAGAATGCCCCAGTCAGCTCTCCCTCTGCACTTAGTGCTTGCTACCTACAAAGTTGTCTTAGGTGTCCAAGGGAGCATTCTTTGCTGGAAGTTGATCATGAGGCCCTGAAGAGAGTTGTATTTTCAGCACCTGCAGCACTCAGCAAAGATTCTGGCTATGAATTAAGCATGTGAAGGGGACTGAACAGATGAGAAACAGCATTCTGCAGCCATGCTGATGTTGTTAATGACATTAGTAACAAGTGCCTATGGCTGTCTGTGTGGAGGTGCCTACTCTGCAGATACTTCATGGGTGTGTGACTCTATACATGTTTGTAACTAACCTAGTTACATGTTGTAACTTACATGTTTGTAACTAACCTAGTTACATGTTTGTAACTTCCCCTTCAGGACTGAGGAGCTTGGGGCCTAAAATCTTGTTATTTACCCCAGGTCATCTCCTTTTTGTTCTGGGCTCCTGAGGGGGTAGCAGCTGGCATTTGCACCCCAGAGTCCCTCAGCGGCACTGCCCCTCAGAGGGTTCCCCTCCTTTCAAGCACCACTGCCTAGGGAGTGCTAGGGAGTATTGTGACTGCACATCTTACATCTCCTTTGTCAAAGGGTAACAGCATGTGACTGGCTGTGACAAAGTGACAGTTTTCTCCAGGCTTCCCAGTGACTACTTGGAGTAGAGTCCTAGGCTCAGTGTGACCGAGAACTAAGTCCTGCTGGGAGTGGGGTGATGTCCCACCAGTGGACTCACAGAGCTCTCAGCTGTGTCTCCCAGCTCTGTCCTCATCCGCATGTTGGCTAGTACAATAACTGGACAAACTAGGAAACTATACACATGCTCCAGTTTCACCCTGCTGCTGGTGTGCTAGGGCAGGACCTGAAGCGTGCTTTGTGGGTGTCAAGCAGTCTTTTGCTCTGCGAGTGGACTGTGTCAGAGGGGCCCCCTTTGACTCTGGGGTGCCATTGCCAACAGTGGGACTGAATTGGGCAGTGTAGCACCCTCACACTGCATTAGTAACGGTTCCAGGCAAGGCTAGGTGCTAACAGAATCAGCCTCAGTGGCCAGGTCCATCATCTAGGTCTTTCAATTGTTTGAGGACCCAAGCGACCTGCCTCCTCTTTGTGCATGTGTTTGAGAGCAGGCATAACTGCCCTTTCATGCCCTTAGTTATCTATGTGTCTTGTCCTTGAGCTGGGAGCAGGATGAGTGTACTCTTTGTCTGTTCCCACTCACCTCTAAGAAGGCGGAGTAGCTTTGAGGGCCACGTCCTCCCACTCCCACAAATCGTCCACCTCCACCCAAGTCCTGTCTGGGCCTTTGCCTCCACCACTGCTTTCTGGGAGCTGTTTCTGCACAACAGTTCTCTCTCCTCTGAGTGTTGGTCCTGGCAGGTGGTGGAGAGCCAAGCTCTCACTGCCCTCCTAGAAATCTAGATAGCTCTGAACAGTTCCTGCTGGGGgaaggaggactgggaatgtgcttgcggggggagggggcagtgtgTGTGCGAGGAGCTGAGGGGCAGACAGCCCTGTGCCTCAGGAGCCAGCTGGAGACTTTGTCATCCATCTTAGCCCAGTCTCTTTGCAGGAGAGAGAGGCTTTCCTGCACGTGGGGTTGGAGCACTGTTTGCTCCCTAGGACTCTTATCACtcgagacacagttccacttctggcttttttttttttttttttggtagtttttagtggtgataaagagtctcacacactttccttcccgggctggcttcgaaccatgatcctcagatctcagcctcctgagtacctagaattacaggcatgagccattggtgctcagcttaccctttcttttctgtttcttcctggGCCTGCCCTAGCGTCTGCTCTGCTTTCTGCCAGAGTCTTGGGCAGCTGCAGGTGGCCTTGTCAGGCAGTATAAGGTGGGGGTTAATGCTGGGAATGCTCTGGTCTGATCTGGAGCTGGGCTATTTTGTGTCCCTTCCCGACCTTGAGTCAAtcctggggagaggagaggagagagggcctGGATGAGATTGTGTGAGCATTGGTTACAATATCTCCTTCCTGCCTGCAGCAGGTCAATGGCCAGCAAGGAGGGGGGTCCGagccagcggcggcggcggcagtggTGGCAGCAGGAGACAAATGGAAACCTCCACAGGTACTGACCTTCAGCACCCTCTTCCTCAGACccacctgtctgcctgcctgccttgcctGTGTGTTGTGAGCCCAGAGAGGCCTGGGCCTTGGGGGCAGGTGGTGAGGAGGAGCCCAGAGGCTGCCAACAAGACTGCAGACCTTGCCTGTTTCTGGCCCAGCCTTTCCCTTGTGAACTTATCTGCTCTAGGTGAGCCCTGGCAGTGGGCTGGCCACTTGGGGGCACTGGAGACATCAGCTGTGCTCATTCTCAGCCATTAGGAGTGCGCAGAACCAAATGGAAACCATTGTGTTTTGCGCCAGAAGGGGCCGTTTCTAGTCTGTTTTAATTCAGAGCAGAAACCGTAGGAGAATAAGCACAGGCGTGGGAGGACTCAGCCCTCACCTCTCCTTCACTCCAGCCTCGGGTGGGTGCCCATGGGTCATGTCTTCTGTTGTCTGGCCTGTGGGAGTGAGTCCTCTGTGATGTGGCCTGGGCTCTATTATCACTGTGCAGTCAGTTCTTTGCTTTTCTGTGGCAGTGCGCATCTCCACAGAGTCCCAGTGGGCCTCAGGAGGTGGCCCCTGGCCTCTTGGGGATCAGCCCTCCCCCTAGCCCCCAGGCACCCTAAGggaggggctggaatatggcatGCAGCTTGGATCCTGGGAAGCTATGGGGGCTGAAGCTCCCGGCCCTGGCTGGCTGTCCAGCCAACCATTGGTGGGAAAAGGGTCTTTTGTTCTCCAAGACAAAGAAGAGATTGAAAAGTTTCTAGGGGGCTGAGGGGGACAGGCATAGATCTCCATGGTGACAGCTTGCTCTGGCGTCCCAGCCTTTGGGCCCTCCCCCACTAAGGAGAACCAGGCTTGGGGCCAGCTGGTAGGACTGAGCACAGACTGCAGCCCCTGGTCCTTGCCACTGCCAGGCCCTTGAGGGACCTGGGGTTCACTTGGACCCGACCTCTGATTGCTTGGGGGTAGGGGGTGGCTTGTAAACTTCTCACCTTTTGACCTGGGCTGGAAACTCAACACTTGGGCAGCCAGAAAGGGATTCTTGGGGTTTGAGTCAGCTGGTTTCTGCCTGCTTCTTTTGTGTTTGAGTCCCTGTTCATTACTGTTGCGCAGggaccttcctttctcttctatcATCCCTCTCAAGAATActtatctgggggctgggaatgtggcttagtggtgtagagcgcttgcctagcatacacgaagccctgggttccattcctcagcaccatatacacagaaaaggccagaagtggcactgtggctcaagtggcagagtgctagccttgagcaaaaggaagccagggacagtgctcaggccccgagttcaagccccaggactgggaaaagcaaaaaaaaaaaagaagaagaaaaaacatctAGAAGCCTAGGGCTGTTGGTGGTCTTTTGAACTTGTATACTGGCACGCCGGtgtatcccccacccccacccgcagcCCTGTGCTCTGCTAGCCCTGACATAGGGCTTCTCTAACCTTTTACATGGCTGAGTCCTGCCTGTGAGCAGCTTGGAAATGGCTTTGACAGATGTAAGCGTAACACTGGGTCTGCAGCTGCCGTGGCGAGCCCTCCCATGGTGtctggggtgctgtccccgaggCTCCTCTTCCCCTGGCTTCTCTGTCCGCCGAGTACAGGAGTTGAGTGGGGGCAGGCTGAGCCTCTCCACACACAGGTCTTGCGGGGCCTGGGAATGCACGCAGGCTCTGCAGGTGTGCACGGTGCCTGCCTTGGGGGGGGATggggctgtggggagggaggCTTATTGCTCACCCTTCCTGTGTGGGACCCTCAGGGAAGCCACTGCTGTGCCTTGAGGCCACGAGGTCCGGTGCCGGCCCTGGAGGACAGCTGGGGGCTGCTCCTCTGCAGAGCAGTAGATAGAGACAGGGTCGGGCCGGCCCCGGGGCCAGATCCCGTCTCTCGAGTTTCTGTGGTAGCTGCCTTCGTCTGTGTCTCACCCCTGGGTCCAGCACCATTGGAGGGGCAGCTGGGCGTCCGGGAAGGAAGCCTTGTACCCAGGCTTGGGAGAGGGGCAGGTGGGGTGCTAAGGCCAGGTGAGGGAGATCTGGAGTTTGCTGCTGAAAACTCTGCTTCCCATCCAGGGCACAGACTCCATCAAGATGGAGAATGGGCAGAGTACAGGCGCCAAGCTGGGGCTGCCTCCCCTGACGCCTGAGCAGCAGGAGGCCCTCCAAAAGGTGAGCTGGCACGTGGGTGCGGCGGCCTGGCTGCTCGGCCTGGTGTGGGGGCTGGGCCTCTCCCCGCAGGCCAGACCTCCCAGTGCTCCTCACCGCTGTCTCTCGCAGGCCAAGAAGTACGCCATGGAGCAGAGCATCAAGAGCGTGCTGGTGAAGCAGACCATCgcgcaccagcagcagcagctcaccAACCTGCAGGTGagtcccgccgcccgcccgcaccCTGCTGCCACCACCTCAGGGCTGGCTGTGCTGGAGGCTGTCCACCCAGCCTGGGCCAGGAAGCCCGCACTGCCCCTCCCCACCGCCTCCgccatctcctcctcttctcttcctcctcctgtgccTGCAGCTGGCCGCCCCCAGAAGGTGTTAGGACTCTCAGACTCTCAAGGCTCATTTTCGGGACCCTCGGGGTCCTCCCTGAGGCACAAGCAGCCCAGCCTCTCCTGTCTGCTGCTTGCTgtggccctcctcctccccttcctgctgctccgCTGTAGCTCTGCCCCGTCATCGGCTCCGTCTTCCCACTGTTGCCTCGGGGCTACCCCACATCCTTGCCCCCAGGCTGTGCATAGATGTGGCGGTCTAGGGGCCGTGTTCCTTCCTGCCCCTGAGCTCAGCTCCCCACCCCTCAGTAGTCCACACCGCCTGGGCTGGACCCAGGACTGAGGGCGCAGTCTGGGACTGCCTCCACTGGTTCTGCTCTAGGCTGGAGGCTGCGATCTCTGGGAAAAGGCCTGTAGAAGACCAGCAGGTTCCTGGGCCTTGAGCCTTTCCcttagctcccctcccccccccccacccgccagcCCAGCCCGAGATATTATACTGTCAGGAGAAGTCCTGGCTGTTTACTCGTCGTccgtccctcctccctcccttctgccctcAACAGCCCTGCGGCAGAGGCTGCGGGCGGGGCACGGGGGCTCTGAGGCGGCGCCCCCCCTGGGCAGCGTGGCCGGCTGtgtgggaaggcaggcaggcgggcCTCCCTGGCAGGGCGGGGACTCCGGGCCTTGCCGCTGTCTGCGTGAGGTATTGACGAGAGCGGGAGACTGCTCGGCTCCAACAGACTGAACTCTGTCTTTACTGTCTTTCAGATGGCAGCAGTGACAATGGGCTTTGGAGATCCTCTCTCACCTTTGCAATCGGTCAATAGAAATGCTCACTTCTTCCGGGGCTCATGTCCTTAGTCAGGGCTAGAGGGGGGCAGTGCAGCCCACTGCTGGGGACCTTGCTCCCCTGGCCGGCCCTGCCCGCCAGCTCTGGACGAGCGCAGCAGAGCGCCAGGCATGCATGGCGGGGCCGTGGTGTGGGCACCCACCCCGGGACCACCCCTGGGGAGGCCTCCATCTGCTCTGAGGGCCCGTCTTAAAACTAACCGGCCAGGTAACTGCGGAGGGCAGCCGCGGCAGCCAGCCAGGGAGGGTAGCTGCCAATGCCAGGCTCTGTGCCCGCACCTGTGGGCCGGCAGCTCTCAGTCTCCAGGCTGTCTGGGCTCCGAGGAGAGAGGGGTCCTAACTGACAGCCCTCTCAGACCCTGGAGGGAGGATGGCtgcacggggtggggggcagggggaccccGAGCCAGCCAGAGAGGGAAGGACAAGCAAAGACATGGGCCGTGGGCCTGGCTGTGGGCCAGGGGTCGAGGCGGCATGGCTCTGGCCACCGCGAGCAGAGAAGCCTGGGGAGGAGACGCCCCTCCCTCGCCCCGCGGCaggcggaggaggaggccccGAGGGGAAGGTGTGGCTCTTTCCGTGGGGCCTTCCTCTGGTGGGGAGAGCCCCGGATGAGTTGCCCGCGTGCTCTCTCCGGGAGGCCTGGGCTGCGGAAGGTGTGTGCCCGCCTCACCCTAAAAGGGAGGTGTGGCCCTCTGGGGGAGCTTTGACCTGCGGGGCAGACGCGGGATGGCGTCCGGCCCCCCGGCTCTCCCTTCGGGGGTCCTGGAGCTGAGCCAGAGCCTGAGGTCTGTTAGGAGCTGGCTTTGAGGCGGGAGCTAGTCCCATTTCCAGGGAGTTCCTAGTTTCAGGAAAGGTAGGCCCCAACGTGGGGAGTCCTGGGGGCAGGATAGACGCCTCGCTTTTGGGCTCCACTCTGGTGAGGTTGCTATTGTCTGAAGAAATAAACTGGTGTCCGGCCACTGGCACCTTCCGTAGGGTGAGAGGAGCCCTTCCTTGTGTGAAGTGGCGGGGCCCTGGCAGCCCCAGCCTGGCGCCTCTCCTGCGGGGCGTCGGGGGGAACGGGGGCACAGCCCTCCTTAGGGTGGCCGACTCACAGCCGGGCCTGTCCGCTCCCCCGCCCTAAGGAGCCCGGGCACTACTCCACTGGGTTCTCTGCTACCTCATGATgttccggggggggaggggggcagctctTAGGGCAATGAGCAGGGCTGCAGGCAGCTCTTTTTTGGGTAGGGAGTATTGGGGTGAGGAGAGCACCGAGCCCCGCCTGAGTCAGCCCGGCATGAGCAGCTGCTCCTTGTTCTCCTCGGGGAACCCACTGGGCTGCACTCCTCCCCTGGGGTCTCTTCTGGGCAGTGGCTGCTGCCTTCTGCCTCCCTCTTTTCTGGCCATACCAGCGGGTCCCTTTGGCTTGGACAgcacctccttccctcttctgtcACAGTCCTTGGCTGGGATGGTGGGATGATCTCCCAGCCCGGCCCAGGGTGCCCAGCCCCCAAACTGGAAGGGTGGACTGGGTGGCGGGgctccagccctgcctcctggCCGCCTGTCAGCTTTGCTGGCGCAGTGTGCCTGGGACCTAGGTGGACTGGGTGTGTCTGTGTCCTGCTGTGTGGCTCGGGTGGGGTCCTGTTGACCCCTGTGCCCTGACTGCAGGAGCCGAACCTCCACCTTGTTGCTGTGTGGGGAGCCCTCCCGCAGCAGAGCTGGGTGGGTGGGCCCGGAGGGGAAAGGGCTGCGGAGCCTCCTGCCCTCCTGACAAGCCAGTGGCTTTCTCTCCTTCTGTCCTGCTGCAGATGGCAGCCCAGCGGCAGCGGGCCCTGGCCATCATGTGCCGAGTCTACGTGGGCTCCATCTACTACGAGTTAGGCGAGGACACCATTCGCCAGGCCTTCGCCCCCTTTGGCCCCATCAAGAGCATCGACATGTCCTGGGACTCGGTCACCATGAAGCACAAGGTGAGCGGGCTGGGTCTCGCCGGCTGCGCTAGGCCAGGCTTCCTCCTTGGGCCGTCTCCGCATGACTCTGCTTCCCCCTGTCCAGGGTTTTGCCTTCGTGGAGTATGAAGTCCCAGAGGCTGCACAGCTTGCTTTGGAGCAGATGAACTCAGTGATGTTGGGTGGCAGAAACATCAAGGTGAGGGCGAGGGGTTCTGGTTTGGGGCCAAGATGAGAACACGGAGTCCTCTGTTGAGCTGCCCGCCGACGGGCAGAGCAGCTCCACAGAAGGCTGCCGTGACGGCCTGGGCTGAGAGTTTGTTTCATCCCCTGCGTTTTCACCAGGTGGGCAGGCCCAGCAACATAGGACAGGCCCAGCCCATCATAGACCAGCTGGCCGAGGAGGCCCGGGCCTTCAACCGCATCTACGTGGCCTCCGTGCACCAGGACCTCTCGGACGATGATATCAAGAGCGTATTTGAGGCTTTTGGAAAGATCAAATCTTGCACGCTGGCCCGGGACCCCACGACGGGCAAGCATAAGGGCTATGGCTTCATTGGTGAGTTGGGGGTTCCCAAGGAGAGGAGGGGACGGCCTGGTGCTAGGGCTGGCCCTCCTCACTGCTGCTCCTGCCCTGCAGAATATGAGAAGGCCCAGTCGTCCCAGGATGCTGTGTCCTCCATGAACCTCTTTGATCTGGGTGGCCAGTACTTGCGGGTGGGCAAGGCCGTCACCCCCCCCATGCCCCTGCTAACACCGGCCACACCTGGAGGCCTCCCgcctgctgctgctgtggccgcAGCTGCAGCCACAGCCAAGATTACAGCTCAGGTGAGGGCTGGTGCAGTTACGGGGGTTTGACAGTGGGTGGACAGACCTGCTGACCCTTTGGGGACTGgctcttcaggtggtcttgggtGGAGGTAGCCAGTCTGGGAACTGAGCATGGGGTTCTTTTGGGTTGCAGGAAGCAGTTGCTGGAGCAGCAGTGCTGGGTACCTTGGCCACGCCTGGGCTGGTGTCTCCAGCACTGACCCTGGCCCAGCCCCTGGGGGCTTTGCCCCAGGCTGTCATGGCTGCGCAGGCTCCTGGAGTCATCACGGGTGAGTGGGTAGACCGGCACTCCTCTGTTTCTGCAGCCTTACCTCCAGGCTCCGCCTTCAGCTGCTCTCCACTTCCGGGAGAGCCCACTCTCACTCAGGTGTGACTGTGACCCTTCATGTCTGGGGCAGGCCAGCCATGGCTGAGCAATTCTCTTACTTCCCAAGCAGAGCTGATTGGGGGGAGGGATGGGCGGGGGGGTGTCTAAGAGTGACTGGGACCTGGTTCTGCTGCAGGTGTGACCCCAGCCCGTCCTCCCATTCCGGTTACCATTCCCTCTGTGGGAGTGGTGAACCCCATCCTGGCCAGCCCCCCAACGCTGGGTCTCCTGGAGaccaagaaggagaaggaagaggaggagttgTTTCCCGAGTCAGAacggccagagatgttgagtgaGCAGGAGCATATGAGCATCTCGGGCAGCAGTGCCCGCCACATGGTCATGCAGAAGTTACTCCGGAAGCAGGAGGTAGGTGGCCGGGTCTGCTCCCGGTGCTGAGCGGGGGGTCGGGGAGTCTGGGAAGGCTGTAGAGCTCAACTGGCCTCTCCCCCACAGTCTACAGTCATGGTTCTCCGTAACATGGTGGACCCCAAGGACATTGATGATGACCTGGAAGGGGAGGTGACGGAGGAGTGCGGCAAGTTTGGTGCCGTGAACCGCGTCATCATCTACCAGGAGAAGCAGGGCGAGGAGGAAGACGCGGAGATCATCGTCAAGATCTTCGTGGAGTTCTCCATGGCCTCAGAGACTCACAAGGCCATCCAGGCCCTCAATGGGCGCTGGTTTGCTGGCCGGAAGGTGGTGGCTGAAGTCTATGATCAAGAGCGTTTTGACAACAGCGACCTCTCTGCGTGACCTTGGCCCGGTTTCCTGGACTCGCCCTTGCCCCTCTTCCCCTGGGTTTTATAATGATTAACTGGCTTCCCTGGGACCAGGCCCTCTGCCCGCCCAGCCTGTAACGTGCATAAAGGTGCAGATGCTGCTGGCCCTCCACACCGCAGTTGGTCCCTTACccagattcgtgtgtgtgtgtgtgtctctgtctctgggtCCACCCATCTGTTCTGGAGCGGGCCGGGgatgagggggggtgggggccggggtgagGGCGCCCCCAGCCCTCCCGCTGGGCTGGGAACTTAGTCCTGCTCTGCTCGGCCCCGGGAGccggccgccgccccccgcccccccgccgggATCACGCGGGAGTCCTCAGATCTGGGGGGAGGTCCGGCCAGGCCAGCCGGGTGCGGAGACCCGGCGACTCGCGGCCCTGGGCGGCCGAGCGGCTCtcgcgggggcggggcgaggggcggggcctcccggcAGGCTGCGCGCATGCGCACTGCGCGTCCTCGCTACGGGTCCGGGCAGGGTCCGTGCCGCGGGGCCTTCTGGGAGCTGCAGTTCTGGGCGGCGAGGGCGGGCCTCGGCTTCCCGGCGGGCTGCGCGGTCGGGCGGTAgtcgcgggcggcggcggcggcggcggcggcggttccAGCTGCGGG containing:
- the Puf60 gene encoding poly(U)-binding-splicing factor PUF60 isoform X1 gives rise to the protein MATATLALQVNGQQGGGSEPAAAAAVVAAGDKWKPPQGTDSIKMENGQSTGAKLGLPPLTPEQQEALQKAKKYAMEQSIKSVLVKQTIAHQQQQLTNLQMAAVTMGFGDPLSPLQSMAAQRQRALAIMCRVYVGSIYYELGEDTIRQAFAPFGPIKSIDMSWDSVTMKHKGFAFVEYEVPEAAQLALEQMNSVMLGGRNIKVGRPSNIGQAQPIIDQLAEEARAFNRIYVASVHQDLSDDDIKSVFEAFGKIKSCTLARDPTTGKHKGYGFIEYEKAQSSQDAVSSMNLFDLGGQYLRVGKAVTPPMPLLTPATPGGLPPAAAVAAAAATAKITAQEAVAGAAVLGTLATPGLVSPALTLAQPLGALPQAVMAAQAPGVITGVTPARPPIPVTIPSVGVVNPILASPPTLGLLETKKEKEEEELFPESERPEMLSEQEHMSISGSSARHMVMQKLLRKQESTVMVLRNMVDPKDIDDDLEGEVTEECGKFGAVNRVIIYQEKQGEEEDAEIIVKIFVEFSMASETHKAIQALNGRWFAGRKVVAEVYDQERFDNSDLSA
- the Puf60 gene encoding poly(U)-binding-splicing factor PUF60 isoform X3, with the protein product MATATLALQVNGQQGGGSEPAAAAAVVAAGDKWKPPQGTDSIKMENGQSTGAKLGLPPLTPEQQEALQKAKKYAMEQSIKSVLVKQTIAHQQQQLTNLQMAAQRQRALAIMCRVYVGSIYYELGEDTIRQAFAPFGPIKSIDMSWDSVTMKHKGFAFVEYEVPEAAQLALEQMNSVMLGGRNIKVGRPSNIGQAQPIIDQLAEEARAFNRIYVASVHQDLSDDDIKSVFEAFGKIKSCTLARDPTTGKHKGYGFIEYEKAQSSQDAVSSMNLFDLGGQYLRVGKAVTPPMPLLTPATPGGLPPAAAVAAAAATAKITAQEAVAGAAVLGTLATPGLVSPALTLAQPLGALPQAVMAAQAPGVITGVTPARPPIPVTIPSVGVVNPILASPPTLGLLETKKEKEEEELFPESERPEMLSEQEHMSISGSSARHMVMQKLLRKQESTVMVLRNMVDPKDIDDDLEGEVTEECGKFGAVNRVIIYQEKQGEEEDAEIIVKIFVEFSMASETHKAIQALNGRWFAGRKVVAEVYDQERFDNSDLSA
- the Puf60 gene encoding poly(U)-binding-splicing factor PUF60 isoform X2, whose product is MATATLALVNGQQGGGSEPAAAAAVVAAGDKWKPPQGTDSIKMENGQSTGAKLGLPPLTPEQQEALQKAKKYAMEQSIKSVLVKQTIAHQQQQLTNLQMAAVTMGFGDPLSPLQSMAAQRQRALAIMCRVYVGSIYYELGEDTIRQAFAPFGPIKSIDMSWDSVTMKHKGFAFVEYEVPEAAQLALEQMNSVMLGGRNIKVGRPSNIGQAQPIIDQLAEEARAFNRIYVASVHQDLSDDDIKSVFEAFGKIKSCTLARDPTTGKHKGYGFIEYEKAQSSQDAVSSMNLFDLGGQYLRVGKAVTPPMPLLTPATPGGLPPAAAVAAAAATAKITAQEAVAGAAVLGTLATPGLVSPALTLAQPLGALPQAVMAAQAPGVITGVTPARPPIPVTIPSVGVVNPILASPPTLGLLETKKEKEEEELFPESERPEMLSEQEHMSISGSSARHMVMQKLLRKQESTVMVLRNMVDPKDIDDDLEGEVTEECGKFGAVNRVIIYQEKQGEEEDAEIIVKIFVEFSMASETHKAIQALNGRWFAGRKVVAEVYDQERFDNSDLSA
- the Puf60 gene encoding poly(U)-binding-splicing factor PUF60 isoform X4; translated protein: MATATLALVNGQQGGGSEPAAAAAVVAAGDKWKPPQGTDSIKMENGQSTGAKLGLPPLTPEQQEALQKAKKYAMEQSIKSVLVKQTIAHQQQQLTNLQMAAQRQRALAIMCRVYVGSIYYELGEDTIRQAFAPFGPIKSIDMSWDSVTMKHKGFAFVEYEVPEAAQLALEQMNSVMLGGRNIKVGRPSNIGQAQPIIDQLAEEARAFNRIYVASVHQDLSDDDIKSVFEAFGKIKSCTLARDPTTGKHKGYGFIEYEKAQSSQDAVSSMNLFDLGGQYLRVGKAVTPPMPLLTPATPGGLPPAAAVAAAAATAKITAQEAVAGAAVLGTLATPGLVSPALTLAQPLGALPQAVMAAQAPGVITGVTPARPPIPVTIPSVGVVNPILASPPTLGLLETKKEKEEEELFPESERPEMLSEQEHMSISGSSARHMVMQKLLRKQESTVMVLRNMVDPKDIDDDLEGEVTEECGKFGAVNRVIIYQEKQGEEEDAEIIVKIFVEFSMASETHKAIQALNGRWFAGRKVVAEVYDQERFDNSDLSA
- the Puf60 gene encoding poly(U)-binding-splicing factor PUF60 isoform X5; its protein translation is MENGQSTGAKLGLPPLTPEQQEALQKAKKYAMEQSIKSVLVKQTIAHQQQQLTNLQMAAVTMGFGDPLSPLQSMAAQRQRALAIMCRVYVGSIYYELGEDTIRQAFAPFGPIKSIDMSWDSVTMKHKGFAFVEYEVPEAAQLALEQMNSVMLGGRNIKVGRPSNIGQAQPIIDQLAEEARAFNRIYVASVHQDLSDDDIKSVFEAFGKIKSCTLARDPTTGKHKGYGFIEYEKAQSSQDAVSSMNLFDLGGQYLRVGKAVTPPMPLLTPATPGGLPPAAAVAAAAATAKITAQEAVAGAAVLGTLATPGLVSPALTLAQPLGALPQAVMAAQAPGVITGVTPARPPIPVTIPSVGVVNPILASPPTLGLLETKKEKEEEELFPESERPEMLSEQEHMSISGSSARHMVMQKLLRKQESTVMVLRNMVDPKDIDDDLEGEVTEECGKFGAVNRVIIYQEKQGEEEDAEIIVKIFVEFSMASETHKAIQALNGRWFAGRKVVAEVYDQERFDNSDLSA